Sequence from the Rutidosis leptorrhynchoides isolate AG116_Rl617_1_P2 chromosome 3, CSIRO_AGI_Rlap_v1, whole genome shotgun sequence genome:
ATATACTTTGACTTGATAGTTTATCACAAAAACTACTTGCTTTTTTTAACCATATTTGTGTTCTGTTTTTTATGTTTCAttgtttagtttagtttagtttatGACTGCAGTCTATCTTTACTATTGCAGATGTCATTGTTATGATAGGTTCATAGTTTGATGTTCATTTAACTGGTGAACTGGACTTCATAAATGGAAGCTTGAAGTTATGTTTAAGTTTCATTGTTTAGTTCAGTTGTATGAACAAGCAatttttttatgattttactttttctATTTTGGGTTGCTTTTTGGAGCTGGTGGCAGGAGCAGAATCAAAAACGTTTTTTAAACCTCTGATATATGTATGGGTCACATTGCGTCTGATCAGCCTTGTCATGCGTCTCTATTCAAGTTTGACTCAAATTTTATTGTTCGATATATGTAGAAGAAGAGATATTCAATGCTGGAGGCTTCGATATGTAAGTCGTCGTAACCCAACATCCTTACAACCCCCATACAGTTTTACCCACATTAACACATTCAACCGGTTGTTGTGTTTCATATTACCGAATACATTTTTCTCAATCTGAATTGTTTTTGCCAGAACATTTTCCTACACCATACTTTTCATCCTACATTGTGATgacaacaaaaaataaaaaaaaataatgacacATTACATTTGTCATGTAGCATATACatcatattacaaaaattattaatatgtaTTTACTTCTTTCACTGAAATGAATAAACAATCATTTCAGACATGCGTATTtgactacaaaaaaaaaaaaaaacggattaAAGCCAATCATATTGGACGACAATGGGAATGATTCAAATACCACCAAGAATGTTGTTTATAAGAAAATCTTTAGACGTATTTGACTGAGATGTAAATGTTCTGTGGTTAAATATCATTTGAATATTTGTTGTACATCtctaattatatatacttatagtaCAAACTAAATTTTGACAACTAATATAAACTTAACGGATAAAAAGAATTAATGTTGAGAGTTAATGGTTTAAGGTTTAAGAATTGCTATTTAGGGTTTCCGGTTTTACGGTTTATGGTTTACAGTTTAAGATTTAAAGTTTAAGgttaagattttagaatttatgctttagggtttacgatttagggtttagggtttagtgtttagggtttagggtttagagtttaaattttaggctttagagtttagggtttattttttagaatttatggtatagagctttgagtttagggttttatgatttattgtttagagtttagtgtttagggtttagatatagagtttagggtttagggtttagtgtatagggtttatggtttagggtttagattttagaatttatgatttagggtttggggtatagggtttagtgtgtagggttaagGGTTGATGGTTTAGGGTGTATGGttgatttagggtttaaggtttagagtttagtgtatagggtttaaggtttagtgtttatGATTTAGACtataaggtttaaggtttagattttagaattatggtttagggtttatggtataAGGCTTAgtttatggtttagagtatagatatagggtttagtgtataggatttagggtttatggtttagtgtatatggtttagggtatatggtttagggtttagggtttagggtatatggtttggggtttagggtttagattttaaaatttaaggtttagggttcaaggtttagagtttagggtttagggtttagtatgtaGGGTAAAGGGTTGGTGGTTTACGGTTGGTTTAGGATTTAGGATTTAGATATAGgggttagagtttagtgtatagggtttagggtttagtgtttagggtttatggtttacagGTTATGGTttggggtttagattttagaatttatggtttaggatttagggtatagggtttaggttttaggggtttagagtttagggtttactaTGTTTAAGGTTTAGATCTAGGGTTTAGGTTTGGGGTTTACTGTTTGGGAAGCGAGATATGTTGATTGAATTGACGGTAGAAAATTAAGATTGATGGGATGAGTATTAGTACATAATATGTAGGAAGCCACAGATATATGTACAATATTTACTCTGGTAGAAATTCTGAAAGGACAAAAACATTAATAATATGTTCTATTAACTTATAgagtaagattacaaaaattgaaaTAATTTATTCTAACTACATTTACATGAGTcaaatataagtaatatattatttgtTTTTTTAAAATTTGCAGAAAGATAAGAAAAAAAGCAAAGAATAGATAAGCAGTTATGAAACAacgcaaaaaaagaaaaaaaaaagaaaaaaaagaaaaaaaggttCCAATAGTTAGAATgacaattaattattaattttaatctGTTATAATTAACgtacaattatattttttttattgtagaCGTACTTCACTAAGATGAAAGAAAACATTATACAACTAAACATGGAAATACAACTAAAAAATGAACTACTACAAAAGGTACTCTTTTAATAAATGTTCACCAAAAAATAGAAAATATACGAATTTATGACTTTCAGTTCTCAATTCATTTACAATTACATTGCTAAAGTATTATATCACATTTACAGATTGCCAGGAATCAAGAACTCATTCGTGGTACATCTTAATTTAGTATAATTTATATACTTCGATCTTTTTTAAAACAATACTATGTATACCTTAAAAGTTTTGGTTTAATATTTCCTGAAGATCCGATTAACTTTAGTAAAAAGTATAGTGACTGGTTTGCTGAACATCACCAACGTATATTACAACTACGTAGAAGATTGATTGGAGAATTCATTGAAGACGGTACTCTACCGATTATCGAAAACATATTATCACATTTCTATAGCTTATTTAATATGAAAAAATTTGCTATTAAATTTGAtgtctttagtattacatatggtAATTGGATGTGTCATACTCAGCGGTGTATAATGTGGATTGGTGGATTACGTCCAACTGATATGCTACAGGTAAGTACACGAAACTATTTCTttaccttatttattattattggttttatattaactactttttcatatttcaatttcgagATTAACATACATTAACTTAATCTTGATTGTGACAGTTAATCAACAATCATATTGAAGTTTTTGGACCTAAACTTGAAAAAATGAAATTTTTAACATCTGAAATTACGAACGAAGAGATTGCACTTACTGGaaaatttaaaaatttagaatTCACAATATCAAATACTTTAACAGAGAATTTTTAGTTGAAAAGCTTactattatgtacaactttattgaTAAGTTATACTAAATCATAAACTGCATACATCttctaaataattaaaaaaatattacaatATTATGTATTTGATTACAAATATAATGTTTCAACTCATTATAGGCTGACGAATTACGACAAAAGACCTTCTCAGAGATGCACTACTAACAACAAGACAAAGAGTTATGACCATATTCACAAATTCATGATCATCTAACAAGAATAACTACATTGTCGAATATGTAGGAAAATACAATGAAGATCTTAGATAATTATTCACAATTCGCCTAAAACTACATCACGATATCAgagatgatttatttaatttgaatcaaaattttgtttttttattcattcgttagtacattttgaaactttaaaaCTTTGAATCCCCCATAAAACATTtggtttaatgttcatcataaactTAATAATAGTTCGTTAATAAATTTTGAAACTTTAAAAGTTTCAAGCCCCTAAAAAATATTTGGTTTAATGTTCATCTAGACATAATAAtagttttttaatttatatatttaattttatagctTAAATGATTAGAACCTTCAAAAATCACGCGAaaccgcgggtctttaactagtttgtATAAAATTTTAAGTATGAAAAATGACCTTAAACCCTACGTCTTATAAGTCCACCTAGGGATGCAGAAACATGAAAAGATCCGTCACTGCCGCAAAGGCCCAATTCATTTGAAAAGCAATCATTACTCAGAATATTGTATTATTAAGAGCCCATTTATCAAGTATCCTGAAAGCCCAATTCGTGagaaatcaaatcaaatcaaatcaaattagGATTGTAGTGCCTTGTACAACACGACGAAATCATCCAATTTTAATTCGCAGGTCGGCATGTGTAATTTATTATCGTTGCATTCTCTTTGATGATCCAATCTGTTGAGATTCGTGTGTGCAATTGTTAAAGTTTCAGCAATAATTAATCATGTTAAAGTTTGTTGCTTGTTCGCGTGTTTTAAAACAAGTGGCGACCTGCAGATCTGTTATCCCGTTTTGTCCACCATCATCCGTGACGTCTGATCAGTTTATAAACACAAGTTTTGGCCCACTTTATTCTACTCATCACGTCGGTGAGAAACGTTATTATCAAGTTGCTCTTGGTACGAAGCCCCTTATTATGCACATAGATAATTTTATACTTTGGTAATTGTTATAATCATCCTAGGCCGCCAGCCACGTATTTGATGCTAAAATTTGTAACAAAATTTTGCTTTCATGATTCAGATTTGTTGAATCGAATACCAGTAACTCGAAAACTTATGCGGGCCACAGATAGGTTTCTTCAATCTTTGAATGTACAGGTGGTTACACCAATCAGTAAAAAGGAAGATGCTGACCACCTCTATGTGACCATTGATTTGGGTGTGAAGCGGGAGAACGTGAAAGTGTTAGTTGATCATCGCACTGTGTTCATCGAAGCCATGAATGATCCCGACATGATCAACAAATCTGTTGAAAAGTATGTTTGTTGGGTTGATTTGCCAGATATTGATTTTCCATTTAAGATGTTCAAAGCTAATGATATTAAGGCTGAATATTCCAATGGTAAGTTGAAGTTAATTATTCCCAAACTGAAGAAAGAGGATTTGGTGTACTATGTCAATCCCAAAGTTACTACTGTCTGAATTGTGTTGGTTgatgtacaacaacaacaacaatacccaatcccgcgcctgcgaggtatggggaggtaagatgtagacaattcttcctCTACCTGCGACGTCTGTCTGAATTGGCTTGATATATTTGTTACTCTTGATTTTATTTGTACATTTGGTTTATAAATATTTACTAAACTAAATACATTAAACTATAATGGAAATATATAAGCATTTGTCAATAGTCTTATGATATCTTCAGCAAATAATTTGTTGAAGTATTTTCACTTTATTTATTCACGACTATTTATGACCAACTTAATAATACTGTCAACTTTTGATCTGATTAATTTTTCGTAACTACCTGTCGGTTGTTAACTCTATGTCTCCAAAACAAATGAAGGTATAATTTGGTCTCAGGCATTGCAAACTGAGAACATTCGGGTTGTATAGAATATGCCCTGAATCCACAACTTATAGAAAAGGTAAAAAAGTCAAAGTTTGACTtgttgaggtcaaacagttgaaactTTGTTTTCCTTGATTATATGTAGACCTGGCAATTGTGACCCATACACTCAAattcgggtcaaatgggtcaagctttcaggtcaattgggtcttgagaaaaactaagcctaacaatgtaaatcaaaacttaaaaaaagatCCAAATGAGTTTCTCTCCAACCTATTGAGTCTGATACAAAAAATGAAGGAACGGGTCTAATGGGTATCAATACTCAAAGATCAATAAATAGAAATGGGTCTAACGggttttgtgaatgggtcaaatgggtcaagcacAAAAAGTTTCATCCCTAAAAAACTTATGAAAGCATTCatggttatatcatttattatgtaatTAAATCGACTAAAGACGTTATTCTAGAACCTTCTGGTATTGATGATTCTGAATCCGTGCGGAATTTGAGAATGTATAATCGGTTTGATTCGCAATTGAAAGTGATTCAAAGTGATGTCAGGACTTATTGTGAAGAACCTGATGATGTTGATGAATATAATAAGTGGAAATTAGGGTTTGTGCCGGATGAAATGAGGAGTGAGATTGAGAAGTTGATTGGAAGTGAATCGGAGAATGAAATTGTTGAAACAATTTATAAAAAAGTTGTTCCAAGTGAGGTTGATGAGGGGAGTTTTTGGTGTAGGTATTTTTATTAGGTGTATAAGCTTAAACAACAAGAAGAGATACGAGCTATTTTCATGAAGAGATCGTTGAGTGTTGATGAAACGAAATCATCTAATAAAACTTGATTTTGGTGTGGTTAACATTTGCAGGTTTGATTTGTTCTTATAATGATAAACGATTAGGGCTTGATTTAACTTGGATCGTGAATATGTGATGTACTTTGTTTATCACAGGTATTCATCTTAATTATTTGTTAAGAAAATAaagagatgaagaaaattaaaaagaaaataaagagATGAAGAAAATCAAAGAGATTGAATATGGAAGAAAGCAAAAGTATTTAATTGGGATTAAAAGGAAAAGTAGGTGGGTGGGTGGGTGGGGATATCAAGAGGGAATTGTTTAAAGACCAAAATACCCTCATGTGGAAGGCACATGGGAATGGGTTAACGGAGGAATCAAACAGAAATCGTCACTTGGGCTATCCTTGCACAACAATTCAAACATAATGACTATCCACCCTCAAATCCACAACTATGTCTATCCTAGCTGGGTGGTACAAACCACAAGtactatccgcgcaattttctctaTATATTTATATGCTACAGCTCAAAAGGATTGACTTTATTGTTAGACAATGGCTGTCGAAAATATAGCAAGCAAGACATCTTCTCTAACTCCTCCTTGCTGTGGCTTTTTTTTgtctgtattattttttttttttttttttggttaatttttatacctttattaataactccCTGTGTTGCCTATGAGTTGACAGCAATATTGGATCGTGTTGATGATTGGGCATCTGAAATTTTCAACAGACGACGGGTTTAGTTACCAAAACTTCTTTAACTTCACCTTGTGcttgttctttattttttttttgttagttACTTTGCTATTGACCTGAGAATCCTTTTATGAAACTTTGTTATGTGCATATTTGATATAATCCAGGACAGCAGCTTTATTTCTTCCAACTTTATCACAAAGAGCGTACCTTTGGAGAAATTATAGGGATCTTCGAAGAATGTTGCTCAGAAGCCGCTTTTCCAACCAAAGTTTGTTTGCTGTTTCATTTGAACCCGAGGTCTTGTTGTATCTTTATTGGTGCTGCCATTTTTTTATTGAATTCGTCTGCAAATAACCCAAATCGCACTCGTGTTTGTCTTCTGGGAAAGAATCTAAATCGCCCCAAATAGCGTCTCCTCCTTTAGGTATCAAATAAATTAAAGAGTCCCATATATGTTCGAGACACACGCATCATGCATCATGTGTTCCATAGTTTAGAGCCCCAGAAGTTCCGAATCTAGAAGTCCAGGAGCCATGGCCCTAGCTGCCACATGAACATAATGAGCCAGCATAGTTATGGTTACAGTACTTAAAAGATATGGGTTCCTGGTCACAATAAGTGTGTTAAGTTGAACTTGAATAGGTTGGGTAATGGGTAACACTCGGGTATTTTTTTTTATGGGTTGAAACAGGTCTAATTTATCTATTTATCTAACAGAGATAAAACGTAACCTGGAATCACACATATATTCACAAGCGTAGCCAGAAATTCAGATTGAGGGAGGCTGGATTTTATAATATAATCAAAAGTACTCgtaaaatattatacggagtatcaAACTACATAGATAGATGTACGTACCCCTATCATAACGgtatttttcaaaaaatgaaaagtgAAAGTTTAATAAGAATAATATATACAAAACTTACATATGAAACAAAATTTACGACTTATTATCAATTCTTAATATAGCAACTTATTCAAACATTAATTGAATCATCTACATTTTATTATATGTATGAAAAAATTCTTTAATTATCAATCATTAGATATGTTATATTAATGTATGAGGCAAACGTAGATATTGACATTTGACTTTTTCAAAGTGTTATTTATACAAAACGTTTTGTGTTTAGTTGATACATTATTAACTTTATTTTTTGAAAAGTATATATTattaacttgtatatatatatatatatatatatatatatatatatatatatatatatatatatatatatggtgaggatccatggagaac
This genomic interval carries:
- the LOC139896203 gene encoding 23.5 kDa heat shock protein, mitochondrial-like; this translates as MLKFVACSRVLKQVATCRSVIPFCPPSSVTSDQFINTSFGPLYSTHHVGEKRYYQVALDLLNRIPVTRKLMRATDRFLQSLNVQVVTPISKKEDADHLYVTIDLGVKRENVKVLVDHRTVFIEAMNDPDMINKSVEKYVCWVDLPDIDFPFKMFKANDIKAEYSNGKLKLIIPKLKKEDLVYYVNPKVTTV
- the LOC139900030 gene encoding transcription factor TGA1-like — translated: MLALHGAFNASFFVKECLWPQRVRSLEAKFHLEQKTYFTKMKENIIQLNMEIQLKNELLQKIARNQELIRDPINFSKKYSDWFAEHHQRILQLRRRLIGEFIEDGTLPIIENILSHFYSLFNMKKFAIKFDVFSITYGNWMCHTQRCIMWIGGLRPTDMLQLINNHIEVFGPKLEKMKFLTSEITNEEIALTGKFKNLEFTISNTLTENF